The genomic DNA tcccctcctgcaggggagtcgcttcacaggcagtgaagcaggtctgcaggtgtctgtctttctctccccctctctgtcttcccctcctctctccatttctctctgtcctacccaacaacgaacaacatcaacaatggtaataataataaccacaatgaggcgacaacaacaagggcaacaaaagggggaaaaatggcctccaggagcggtggattcatggtgcaggcaccgagcccagcaataaccctggaggaggaaaaaaattaaagagaatacTGGGGGCGAAGCCCAAACTTCTCCCGGCGTTCCCTCCGTTTTTCTTTCTCCGCCTCCTCCGCCGAAGCGGAGCGCCAAACTCAAACTTTAGTTGTACGGAGACACATTTTAAGCTTAGGCTGCGGGGCGCACGGGTTGGACTTTCCGCACCGCAGCCGGGACAGCGCTTGAACATGAGCCAGGTTCTGTTCCAGCAGCTAGTCCCGTTGCaggtgaagtgcaaagactgcgAGGAGAGGAGAGTAAGTGTTAGAGTGAGCATTGAACTACAATCAGTTTCTAATCCAGTTCACAGAAAGGATTTAATTATTCGTCTGACTGATGACTCTGATCCATTTTTTCTGTATAACCTCGTCATATCTGAGGAAGATTTTCAGAGCTTAAAGTTCCAGCAGGGTCTTCtggtagacttcttagctttccCACAAAAGTTTATTGATCTCCTTCAGCAGTGCACTCAGGAATACACCAAAGAAATTCCAAGGTTTTTGCTACAGTTAGTTTCTCCAACAACTATTTTGGATAGCTCACCTGCCTTTTTAAATGTGGTAGAGACAAACCCTTTTAAACACCTTACGCACCTATCGTTAAAACTTTTACCTGGAAATGATGTGGAAATAAAGAAATTTCTAGCAGGCTGTTTGAAATGTAGCAAGGAAGAAAAATTATCATTGATGCAGTCACTAGATGATGTTACTAGGCAACTGAATTTTACCCAAAAGACATTATCAGAAAAAATCCAAGAATTAGATAAATTAAGGAATGAATGGGCATCACACACAGCAGCATTATCAAATAAACATTCTCAGGAACTGACaaatgagaaggaaaaagcctTGCAGGCACAGGTGCAATACCAACAGCAGCAtgaacaacagaaaaaagatTTAGAAGCCCTCCACCAACGAAACATTCAGCAGCTACAAAATAGACTGTCTGagttagaagcaaccaataaagACCTAACTGAAAGGAAATATAAAGGAGACTCTACCATCAGAGAGCTTAAAGCCAAATTATCTGGCATTGAAGAGGAGGTCCAGAGGGCCAAGCAAGAAGTATTGTCTTTGCGAAGAGAGAATTCTACACTAGATGTTGAATGTCATGAGAAAGAAAAGCTTATTAATCAGCTACAAACAAAAGTGGCTGTCTTAGAACAGGAAATCAAGGATAAGGACCAACTTGTTCTAAGAACAAAAGAAGCATTTGATACCATCCAGGAACAAAAGATTGCGTTAGAAGAAAATGGTGAGAAAAATCAGGTACAGCTAGGAAAACTTGAAGCCACTATAAAATCGTTATCAGCAGAACTTCTTAAGGCAAATGAAATTATCAAGAAGCTACAAGGGGATCTGAAAACTTTAATGGGTAAATTGAAATTGAAGAATACAGTTACTATTCAGCAAGAGAAGCTCTtggctgagaaagaagaaaaattacaaaaggaaca from Erinaceus europaeus chromosome X, mEriEur2.1, whole genome shotgun sequence includes the following:
- the LOC132535773 gene encoding spindle assembly abnormal protein 6 homolog — protein: MSQVLFQQLVPLQVKCKDCEERRVSVRVSIELQSVSNPVHRKDLIIRLTDDSDPFFLYNLVISEEDFQSLKFQQGLLVDFLAFPQKFIDLLQQCTQEYTKEIPRFLLQLVSPTTILDSSPAFLNVVETNPFKHLTHLSLKLLPGNDVEIKKFLAGCLKCSKEEKLSLMQSLDDVTRQLNFTQKTLSEKIQELDKLRNEWASHTAALSNKHSQELTNEKEKALQAQVQYQQQHEQQKKDLEALHQRNIQQLQNRLSELEATNKDLTERKYKGDSTIRELKAKLSGIEEEVQRAKQEVLSLRRENSTLDVECHEKEKLINQLQTKVAVLEQEIKDKDQLVLRTKEAFDTIQEQKIALEENGEKNQVQLGKLEATIKSLSAELLKANEIIKKLQGDLKTLMGKLKLKNTVTIQQEKLLAEKEEKLQKEQKELQDVGQSLRMKEQEVCKLQEQLEATVQKLEERKQLLKNNEKLITWLNKELNENQVVRKQDLLGSSATPPVHSSSNTIRSGISPNPNVVDGRLTYPACGIGYPVSSAYAFQNTFPHFIPAKNTIHPVSGPKVQFNLQFTKANTSSDVQSGTAISMPSSTDKENGENLGLESKYLKKREDSIPLRGLSQNLFNNPDHHKDGPLGTSQTSKPAGLSSASSAYFPGQLPNS